The sequence GTCCAGCGACAGCGGCATAGTTAGCGTGAACACATCTGGCGTCGTTACCGCCGCCGCTCCAGGAACAGCGACCATCACGGTCACGACAAGGGACGGAGGCTATACTGATACCTGTTCCGTAACAGTTGAGAAGGCTGTCGTCAACGTAACCGGGATCACCCTTGACAAAAGCACGGCCAATCTCGTAAAGGGGCAATCTGAAGATATCACGGCCACAGTGCTGCCCAACGATGCGACGAATAAAAAGGTGAAGTGGAGCTCATCAAATACCAAAGTCGCTACAGTCAGCGGCACGGGCATCGTCGTGGCGACGGGCGCGGGAACTTCCACCATAACGGCGATGACGGAAGATGGAGGCTTTACCGCTGAAGTTAAAGTAACTGTCAGCAAAATCACGCCAAGCATCGACGCTCTGCCTAAGGCCTCTGCGATCACTGAAGGCTCCCTGCTCAGCGCAAGCACCCTAACAGGCGGGCGTGCAATTGACCCGGCAACAGGCGCAACCATAAAAGGAACCTTCGAATGGCAGAATCCGACACTCCTGCCTGAGCTTGCGGACAGCAAAAGCTCGTTCTTTGGAGTGATTTTCCGTCCTGATGACACCGCAAATTATGAAAGCGCGAATGGACTTGTCCAAATCGAAGTAAAAGCCGCGGTCGTGCCAGCTGAAGGCGTAAAGCTCGACAAAAGCGCGTATGACATTTTTGTTGGCAAGACACTTCAGGCCACCGCCACAGTGAGCCCTGCGGATGCAACCAACAAAAAGGTGTTCTGGGGCTCGTCAAACAGCAAAATAGTAACGATAGACGCGAGCGGAAAAATGACAGCCGTTGCGGCAGGCGAGGCCGTGATCACCGCAACTACGGCCGACGGCGATTTCTCGGACAAGGCGGAAGTGCACGTTAAGAAACATCCCACAACGATAACGCTCAAGCCGACCGCTTCCGCGATTTCAGAGGGCGGCGCCCTTAAAGAAAGCGCGCTTTCCGGCGGCACGGCCACGAGCGGCGGCGTACCCGTTCCCGGGATATTCGTATGGAGCAATCCACAGATGATCCCGCTGATTTCAGACAGCCTGAAAACAGAGTATGACGTCGACTTTGTACCTTCAGACAAGAGCACCTACGAAGAAAATTCAACAAAAGTAAAGGTCGAGGTCAAGCAAAAAATTTATCCTGTCAGCGGCATCACCATATCGCAGAGAACGCTCGAGCTCAAGATTGGCGAAACAGGAACCCTCAACGCTGCCGTAGCGCCTGAGAACGCGACCAATAAGGCGGTAACCTGGGCGTCTTCGAATATCAACGCCGCCACAGTCGATGGCAGCGGCAATGTCACGGCCGTGGCGGAAGGCAGCTCTGTCATTTCAGTAACTACTGACGACGGAGGCTTCTCCGACAGCTGCACTGTAACAGTGAGCCCCGCAAACGTACCGGTTTCCGGCATCAATATCGAAAATTCCAAGCTCACCTTGAGGCCCAACGAAAGTATTGCCATAGTTGTTAATGTATTGCCTGACAATGCCACTAACAAAGCCGTTACATGGAAATCCGCAGATGAAAACATCGCGACTGTGGACGCTAACGGCAATGTAACGGCCGTCGCCCAAGGGCAGACGGTAGTTTCAGCAGTAACGGATGAGGGCGGTTTCACAGCTGAATGCATCGTCTCCGTAACAGGCGAAGGAGGAGGTGGCGGCGGCTGCGATACCGGTGCGGGAATCCTTCTGCTTACTTTTACAATCCCATTCATTTATCGCAGGAAAAGATAATATCTGATTCGAGAATTCAAGCCTGAAGAAGCGCCGAGATGGTTTTTCATTCCGTCTCGGCGCTTCTTTCTTATCAGAGCGTCAATATCATTTGAACTATGAAGAGAGATATAAGCACGTCATGAAACACACATACTTGTATGCTAAAATTCTCCGCCCTACCTTTCGCAGAGCCCGCGTATGAACGAGAATATCGCGGAGGCGGCCAAGGCGGCGGTGCGGTGGTCTTCGTCCAGCGGCGGTGAGACTTCCATTATGTCGAGGTAGCGCACTTTGACGCTGCGGCCGGCCAGATAGGCTATCTTGTCCAGCTCCGGCGCCTTGAGGCCGCTCGGGTTGCTCGCGGAGGCCCCCGGCGCCTCTGTGCTGCGCACCGCGTCTATGTCGAGCGACACCGCGGTCTTACGGCCGCCTCTGCCGGCGAGGCTCAGCGCCTGCAGGAAGAATTCCATCACGCGCTCGGATATTTCGCGCAGCGTTATCACGTGCCCGCCCTGTCCTATGACCCAGTTGTAGTAGTAGGGAGAGTTGTACTGCTCTTGTATGCCGAATTCGACGAACGCGCCGCCGCACAGAGCCTGCCGCGGCAGCTGCGTCAGCGCGCGGTAGAATGAGGTGCCGCTGTTGACGCCGTATTCGTCGCTGCGCACGTCCAGATGCGCGTCGACGTTTATCAGCCCGAGGCCGTCGCGGCCTATTTGCGCGCCCTGCACGAGCCCGGCTATGCCCGGGTAGGTGAGGTCGTGTCCGCCGCCCAACACGATCGGCAGCCCGCCGCGCGAGACTATCGCCGCTACGGCTTCGCTCTCCGCCTGATGTACTTCTTCGAGCGAAAGCCCCGCCGTGACGACGTTGCCGGCGTCGATTATCCTCTGGCGGAGGAAGTCGGCGGAAAAGCCGGGGGTAAGCCTGTAGAGGCGGCGCCTGATGTCGTCGGGAGCCGCTGCGGCTCCGGCGCGTCCTTTGTTCGCCGTTATGCCGCGATCCTCCGGCACGCCTATGATCACGACCGTATCTTTTTCCGTTTCATCTATGCCTGCGCGCGGAATCAATTCGCCGAGCCGCCTGTCCTTCGGATCGTTGCGGCTGTAGAACAGCTCCCTTGCGGCGGCCTTTACCCTGTATTTCATAAAAATGCCTCCCAAATCGCGTTGAGCGGAGTTTTTTTATTGCCCACCGCTGGCGCGCAGCGCGTCACTTTTCCGCTTCCGTTTTCTTAAGCTCCTCTATCACGCAGTCGACGAGCCTTCCTATCGACAGGTCGGGAACTCCGGCGATGACGTTGTTGCAGCAGTTGACCGGCACGAGTATCCTTTTCGCGCGGCTCTGGGCCACGGCCGCGGCCATCTTCGGCGTTATCTCGCCGAGCAGCGAGTCTGCGACGACTATCGCGACGGGGCCTATTATCACGTCGGCGTCGCGACAGCATACGACGACGGAATTTTCTCCCGTTGCGGCCCTGTCGGCCCCGGCTTTGAGCATCGCCGCGGCGGCTGTGCTGTTCGTACCGACCGCGGTCAGCGTCGAGTTCGGAAATTTCACGCGCACGGCGGCCGTGATCTGCTTTCCTATTCCTCCGCCCTGACCGTCTATCACTACTATTTTCATCTCATCCCCTCCGTTACGATAAGTATAGCGTAAAAAGAGGGCCCCGCGCAGAAACGAGGTTCCAGAACAGAGAGAAACATAGCGCTGAATCGGTTTCAGCTGCAGCTGAATGAACAAGCCCTCAGCACACAAACGAAGGAGCTAATTCAGTTTGACGCGCTTCAATAGCTCGCCGATAAGCCTATAGGAGCTCAGCTTCATCTTCGGCGGCACGACCGATTCTCGGATGAGTCCGCTTGCCGCTTTTATCTCGCCTGCGGCTTCGCTTGTCCATTCGGCATCAGAAAGGCTTTTCTCGTCAAGCAGAAGCGAAGCCTTTTCGAGCACGATAGGCTTGGGCGCTACGGCCCCTGCAACAGCCATGGCAGGACGTGCGCCGTTCGAAACGCGCAGCGCGAAGTTCACGAGCGGAAAGTCGATCGAGGAGCGAACGCTGTATTTCATAAAAGCGCTTTTTTCGCGTTCAGGCGGGATAGGAACGTGCAGGCGCACGAGCAGCGCGCTGCTCTCGTCGGAGTACAGTCCGTTAGCCGCACAGTGCTCCGCTATCAGGTCGGCGGCGGGCGCTCTTTCGGTGCGGCCGTTTCTTAAAATTTCAGCTTCGGCTTCGTAAAGGACGAACGCGGTCGCAGTGTCGGAGTAGTATATGGCTCGGCAGACCGCTGAGTTTTGAATCTGGATGCAGACACGTCCGCCGGCCTTGAAGCACTTAGGCTGCGTGCTGCGCCATGAAGCGGACTGATTGAAGAATATGCAGCGTCTGTCCTGCATCAGATTTCCGCCGATCGTGCCTACGTTTCTTATCTGAAGCGACGCAGTTTTCTCCGCGCTCTGCGCGAGAGCCGGAAGCGTTTTTACGATATCAGGATTTTCCGCCGCTTCCGTGAGCGTCACGGCGGCGCCAATCGATATTTCATTTTCAGAACATTCTATACCACGAAGCTCCGCAGCCCCCGAAACGTCTATCAGCGTATCCGGATTTTTGAGTCCAAGCTTCATCAGCGGCACTAAATCCGTGCCTCCGGCGATAAAGCGGCCTCTGAGCCCTTTCTCCTCTATATCCGCAAGCGATCTTATTTTTATATACATAGTTTCGCCTCACTCAACGATATTAGGCAATATGAGGAATTCCTCGCAGAGCGGCAGTTTGTTTATCTCGCGGCCGCTCGCGCGTGAAACGGCGTTTACTATCGCCGGCGCCACCGGGACCGTACTGAGCTCTCCTACGCTCTTCGCACCGAACGGGCCCGTCGGTTCATAGCCTTCGGCGATCAGCGCGTGTATGCGCGGCAGGTCGGACGCAAGCGGTATCTTATAGTGCAGCAGGTCGGTTGAAAGCGGCTTTTTTGCGATATTGTTTATCTCTATCTGCTCCGTCATCGTGTAACCTACCCCCTGGGCCGCGCCGCCCTCTATTTGTCCTTCTACGGTCAGCGGGTTTATCGGCGTACCGACGTCAACCGCTTCAATGAGATGAAGCAGTCGTATAGCGTTAATGTTTTTATGGTATTCGGCCTTCACCATGCAGACGGAGAAGGGATTGGGGCACGCATCGGCCTTGTAAACGCCGCGGCCTATGACGACGCCGCCGCGTTGGTGGAACATCACGCGCCGCACCGCCGCGCGAAAATCCAGTTTTTCCCTTCCGACGTAGAAGACTTTGTCGCAGAGTGACACCATATCGTCGGAAATGCTTTCAAGAAGTTTTTTCAGCGTTTCGTAAACGTCGATGCATGCGCGGCGCACAGCCGTACCACATATAAAGGTCTGGCTGCTTCCGAACGTACCCGTATCATACGGCGTGGTCCTTGTGTCGGCAGCGGTTATCGTTACGTCTTCGAGAGGAATCCCGAGCGTCTCCGCGGCAATTTGCGAAAGCATCGTCTCACTGCCCTGCCCTATATCCGCGGAGCCGACGAGCAGCTCGGCACTTCCGTCGCTGTTGATATTCACGGCAGCGGAGCTGAGTCCTTCGCGCGACGATGGCCCAGAACCGTGGCAGGCAAATGAGACTCCCCAAGCCTGTTTTACCTCGCCGTCGTCTGTAATGCCTTCGGCCGCGTCTATCTCTCTGCGCTTTTCGAGGCATAGGCGCGCGCACTCGGCTATCTCGCAGCTCGTGACTGTGAGATCCGAGCCAGGGAAATGCCCGCCGACCGTCACGTGATTTTTCAGCCGCAGTTCGACTGGGTCGACGTTCAATTTAATCGCGAGCCTGTCGATCATAACTTCACGAGCGAACGCAAGCTGCATGTTCCCATATCCCCTGAAGGCCCCGGCGGTGACGTTATCGGTCAGCACGCATTTGCCGTCGAAAAAGTAATTCGGAACGGCGTACTGAAATTTTCTCGCGCCGGCGCAGAGCACCGTCGGGCCGTGCGTAGTGTAAGGCCCTGTGTTCAATTTATAATCGGCGTAGAAAGAGATCATCATTCCGTCCTTCGTCGAGCCGAGACGCACGTCGGCCACGGCGCCGTGTCTTACAACAGTCGAGGTGAGCTCCTCTTCGCGATCGTTGACTATCTTGACAGGACGGCCCAACTTTCTTGACAGAAGCGCCGCTACAGGCTGGGAATGCAGCTGCTGCCGTGCGCCGAAGCCGCCGCCGACCGCCGGCTTGATGACTCTTATTTTATTCTCGGATATTCCGACGAGCTCGCTTAATATCCGCCGCTCCTGAAAAATCGTCTGCGAATTGCTCCATACCGTCAGTTCATTCCTATCGCTGAAGTCACAGACGCAGGCCGTCGGCTCTATCGCCGTGTGCTGCATCGGAGGTATACGAAAACAGCCCTCTATGACAACGTCCGAACGCTCGAAACCGTCGTCGGTGTCTCCCTCTTTGACTTCGCGCTTCCATACCACGTTGTCCACGGAGAGATGTGGCTGAAGCGGCTCCGCGTCCTCTTTGAGCGCGTCGGCTATCGTAAAGAAGGCTTTCTTCGGGGCATATTCGACTATCACTTTTCCACATACCTCGCGACAGGCCTCCGGCGTTTCAGCCGCGACGCACAGTATTCTGTCGCCAGCGCATTTAGGCTCGGTAGTCAATATTTTTTCGTCTTTGAGGAGCAGAGGCGACGGCGGATTGCCGGAGCAGTTATACAAAATATCCGGCACATCATTAGGAAGCAACGCGCCCGCGTAGCCCGGCACGGCTTCGGCCGCCGAAATATCTATCTTCGTCACCGACGCGCGCGCGTAAGGACTTCTTATGATCGCCGCGTAAACCATTCCGGGCAGTTTTATATCGCCTGTATAAACGGCGCAGCCCGTAATTTTTCCCTTAGCCTCGAGACGCACGAGCGGATGATTGACGACGGAAAAAGCTCTGTCATTCATTTTGCACACCGTTCATCCTCTTTGCCGCGAGCTTCACGGCCGCCTCTATCTTCGTATAACCTGTGCAGCGGCACAGGTTACCTGAAAGCGCTTTGCGTATCTCTCCATCCGAGGGCGACGGGTTTTTATCCAGAAGAGCCTTAGCGGAAAGCACCATGCCGGGTATGCAGTAACCACACTGCACGGCACCGGCGTCGTAAAAGGCCTGCTGCACCGGATGCAGCTTCGCGCCGTTGGAAAGCCCTTCTATTGTAACTACCGACCTGCCGTCGGCTTGAACGGATAAAAGAGAGCAGGAATTTATCGGCACGCCGTCGAGCAAAACTGTGCAGGCGCCGCATTCGCCGCTGTCACAACCGCGTTTGCAGCCTTTCAGCCCGGCCCTTTCGCGTATTGTGTCAATTAACGTTTCGCCTTCGGAAACGTTAAACATAGTTTCTTTTCCATTAAGGAATATTTTTATTTTATACTCCACGCCTCTATCCCCCGTGAAAAGATTTCGCTTATAAACAGCGGGCGGGAAGCAACATATCCCGCCCGCTCACGAAAATCTCCTTCGTTATTTTACCGCTTTACGCTCTCTACGAGCGCAGCGCTTTTGACAAATTCGTAGGCCTTTTTGACGTCGGGCGCGAGGGGTCTGTCATTCGTGTAGAGGGGCAGCGCCCTGCGGAAGGCATCGTAAGCCGCGGCGGTGCCTCTGCCGAGAGTGAAGCCGCCCTGACGCTTGCGCAGCTCTATCGCCTGGCACGCGTGGATGAGCTCGATGCCGTAGATGTACTGAAGGTCCTGCACGATCTGGCGCAGATGCTGCACGACGAGCGGCGTGTTGTTCGCGTGATCCTCTATCGAGCCGGAGAGAGAGAGGTAGTCGACCGAACAGGGATTCGAAAGGTGGCGGATCTCCGTGTCGAGCGACGCGAAGCACTTTTGTATCGTACCGAAGCAGTGCGACTCCCCGCCGTCGTGGCTGAGAAAGCGCGAAAGGTGCGTCAGCTCTGGGTTGGCGAGCCGCAGCATCCTGTAGCAGGACATGCGCGAGACGTGGCTCAGCACGATCGCAAGCATCTCCATAGCCGTCGCCAGCGTCGTCGTTTCAAAGTTCGAATTCGAGATTATCCTTTTTTCCTTCAACAGCAGGCAGGGGTTGTCGTCGGTGCTGTTCATCTGGATGAAAAGATATTTCTCAGCGTATTCGAGCGCGTCGCGCAGCGAGCCGTTGACGTAGGCCGCGCCCCTGAAGCAGAGCGGGTCCTGCACCGGCTTGCCGGGGTAGGCCTCGTATATGTCGCTGCCTTCGAGGTATCCGCGCATATTTTCGGCGCACTTCGCTTGCCCCGCCAGCCCGCGCGCCGCCATGACCTCCGCTTCGAGCGGCGAGGTGTTGCCGTTCAGCCCTTCGAGCGACAGCGAAGAGATTATATCTCCCATATCGGCGAGCTCGGCGAGCTCCTTGAAGACGAGCGCGGCCTCCCCCGCGGAAAAAGAGCTCGAACTGACGACTGCGAGGCCGTCCTTGGGGCCGAGCACTACGGGCTCCAGCCCGGCAAGCTTGTGCGCTTCGGCCGAGCTCATCCTGCGCCCCTTATAGTTGACTTCGCCTTCGCCTATCATCGCAAGCCCGATATGGGCGAGCTGCGTCAAATCCGCTTCGCCGACCGAGCCCTTCTCCGGGACGACCGGATGCACGCCGGCGTTCAGCAGCTCCGCGTAGCGGCGCGCGACTGCGGGCTGCACTCCGGTGTAGCCGAGCAGCAGGCAGTTCAGCCTCACCGCCATCACGGCGCGCACCTCGGCCTCGGAGGCCTCCGCCCCGACACCGAACGTATGGCAGTATATCAGCTTGCGGTTGAACTCCTCAAAAAATTCTTTCGCGATTTTATGATCTTTGTTCCAGCCGACTCCGGTGTTGAAGCCGTAGACCGGGACGTCGGCGTCTACCAGCTCGTAGACAAGTTTTCTTGAGGCCTCGAGCGTAGCGTCCGCTTCGGGGCTGATCTCGACCTCCGCGCCTTTGACGGCTATATCCCATACCTTATCGACAGTCAAGTCATTTCCAGTCAATATGACCTTCATTTCTGCACATCCTCCGCCGGTTCCTCCTGAAACTTATCCATAAAGAACACTTTGACGAACGCAACGGCCTGCACCGCGAAGATGAAGAGCACGACGAAGCCCGCCGCGGCGGCTAAGGCCTTGACGCCGTCTACTCCCTGCGCTCCGCCGCCGAAGGCCGCCATTATTATCGCGACTATGCCTACGGAGATTCCCCAGACGGCTTTCATCTTCGCCGGCGGCTCAGTGCCGATCGGGACGTCGCGCACGCACATCGAGCCGATGTTGGTCAGAGTGGCGTCAGCGCATGTGATGAAGGATGCCAGGATAACGAGGATGTTGACGGGGAGCACCACGTAGCCGAGGCCGAACGGAAGGTGCTTGAGGAATTCCCAGAGCGCCATGACCGCTCCGCCGCTGTTGATCGCGCCGACGAGATCGGCCGTGCCGGCGGCCTGCATATGCATCGCGCTCGCGCCCCAGATAGCGAACCAAAGGATTCCGAATACCGACGGAAGTATCCAGTTGACGATCATATATTCGCGCACCGTCCTGCCGTAGGAGAGAAGGGCGAGGAATATCCCGGTGACGGGCGCGTAGCCGACCCAGAAGGCCCAGTCGAAGAGTGTCCACGAACGGGTCAGCGCCGCCCCTCCGATGTCGATCGGGTCGAGCCCCCAGAGCCAGAAGTTGTGCATCCAAGTCGCGAGCCCGGCGGTGCCGATTCTGAGTATGTAAAGGGTAGGGCCGCATATCAGCAGCAGTACCATCAGCCCGTAATAGAACCAGGCGTTGAGGCTGCCTACGATTTTAAGCCCCTTGTCGAGCCCGACGTAGGTCGAGAAGGTGAAGGCGAAGATGATCGCGACTCCGATGCCGATGAAAAGCGGCAGGCTTTCGGCGATTCCGTAGCCGCTCTTGAGCCCCGTAACCGTCAGCGTGATGCACATCGTAAGCCCCGTGGCGAGCCCTATCGTGAGCGCGAGCATCGAAAGTGTGTCGATGACGGCGGAGGCTGCTTTGCTCGTGATCCTTTCGCCGAAGAGGGGCTTGAGCGTCGCGGTGACGGTGAGCGCCCCTCTCTTGTGATAGTAGATGTAGGCGACGAGCAGGCCGCACATCGCGTATATCGCGTAGGGGACGAAGGTCCAGTTGTAATAGGTGCGGGCCATCGCGAAGATGGCGGCGTTCGTAGTTCCCGGCGTGATGCCGAGCGTGTCGAGCTCTCCCCAGACGTTGCCGAAGTAGATGACCGGCTCGTTGACGCCCCAGGTGACGATTCCCGTCGCGATGCCGCCGGTCAGCGCCATCGCGAACCACGTCCAGAAACTGTACTTGGGCTTGGCGTCCTTTCCGCCTATCCTCATACCGCCGATCTTTGAAAAACAGGTTACCACCGCGACGAGCACGAAGCTCGCCATGATGGATATCTGATAAAGCCACCCGAAGCTGTCGAGCGACCAGAAGAAAAATGCGTTACTCGCCTTCGTCAGCATATCCTTGTTCACGATGCCGACGATCGCGGCAACGGCCACCACGATATAGGCTGGAATGAAGACTTCCCAGCGTATATCCCTTTTCGGTTTCGACGCGTTGTCTTTGGTATCCATGAAAACTTCCTCCTTTGTGTGATAAGGGCTGTCCCTTTTACTGCCTTTTCGCCGCCGCCGCTATCTTCGCCGGCGTGAGTGGGAGCTCGGTTAGCGACGTCCCGAGCGCACGGTTTACCGCGTTGACGACCGCCGCCGCTACCGGGACCGTGCATATCTCGCCGATGCTTTTCGCGCCGTAGGGGCCTCCCGGTTCTTCGTCTTCTATCAGCATCACCTCCACTTCGGGCATGTCAGGCGCGTTTACCATGTGATATTTATCAAAGTTATTCGCTTTAGGCATGCCGTCGACGCCATAGTCGAGCTCCTCGCAGAGCGCCATGCCTATGCCCATTTGCACTCCTCCGTATATCTGCCCTTCGACGAAATTGCGGTTTATGCTCTGGCCGACGTCGTGCACCGCAAGATAGCGCCCGACCTTTACGAGCCCCGTCAGCTTGTCCGCCGTGATCTGCGCGAAGTGGACGCCGAAGGAGGCAGGGTTGTTCTCGGGCGCGTGCTCGTAGCTTGCCTCTATCGAGCAGCGCGTCTTACTCATGATCTCGCGCACCGCCTCGCCGAGTTCTATCTTTTTATCCCCGGCGATGAGGCGGCCGCCGCGAAGCTCGGCAGGGACGTCGTACAGCTCCGAGGCCTTAGCGCAGAGCAGCTTGACCGCCTCTTCCGAGACGAGGCGCGCGCATTCGCCGCAGACGTATATCACGCGGCTCGCCTGGCAGCCGACGTCGTAAGAGCTGAAAGTCGTATCCCCCTCGGTGACAGTGACGCGCGAAACGTCTATCCCCGTGACCTCGGCTACGATCTGGGCCAGCGCGGTAATGCTCCCGCTGCCGAGCTCGTGGATGGCGGTGCGCAGTATCGCGGAGCCGTCTTCGAGTATGCGCAGCGACATACGCGTCACGTCGTGATATGCCGTCTTGTAGTAGCCGTTGCCGTGCGTGCAACAGGCAAAGCCGGCGGCGGTGACGAAGCGTCCGTCCGCGCTCATTACCGGTTCGCGGCGTTCGCACCAGCCGAAGCGCTCCGCCCCCTCCCGGAGGCACTCGATCACGCGCGCGCGGCCGATATCCGACGCGCCGCCCAGGTCTTTGTCTCCGTCGTGGACGAGATTGTCGAGGCGGAAGCGCAGGGGGTCGAGGCCGAGCCTGCGGCACATGAGGTCCGTGTGTATCTCCGTTATCGTGTGTATCTGCGGCGAACCGTAGCCGCGGCACGCTCCGGCCGGAGTCGTGGAGGTGCGCACCACGCGCCCCTCGTAGCTCAACGCCGGCACCCTGTAGAGGCGCGAAGCCTTCTTGCCCATCACCATCATGACTTTTTTCGTCCCCGTAAGATAGGCGCCGGCGTCCATGAGTA is a genomic window of Synergistes jonesii containing:
- a CDS encoding xanthine dehydrogenase family protein molybdopterin-binding subunit; the encoded protein is MNKEDYKYIGRRVIREDAADKVRGAYDYLADSLPQDTLVGVPLLSSQPNAIVKNIDASEAEKIDGVVVLTFRDAPENKYNSGEWFPGQNDFRDESVLTGHARHVGDRIALVLADDEATARGALRKIKVEYEPLPAVTDIEKAEEMAHFLHEDGERSFPGKLGYGDVEAAFAAAAHIESDVVYTQKIHHAALEPHCVLAIPRPEKVIELHTPCQIIFGVQHAVAQLLPLPLSKIRVVKANMGGTFGGKQECVFEPLCAWASWKLRRPVFITTDRCETITSTRTRAAARGRVTTALDSGGRIIGRKFEILMDAGAYLTGTKKVMMVMGKKASRLYRVPALSYEGRVVRTSTTPAGACRGYGSPQIHTITEIHTDLMCRRLGLDPLRFRLDNLVHDGDKDLGGASDIGRARVIECLREGAERFGWCERREPVMSADGRFVTAAGFACCTHGNGYYKTAYHDVTRMSLRILEDGSAILRTAIHELGSGSITALAQIVAEVTGIDVSRVTVTEGDTTFSSYDVGCQASRVIYVCGECARLVSEEAVKLLCAKASELYDVPAELRGGRLIAGDKKIELGEAVREIMSKTRCSIEASYEHAPENNPASFGVHFAQITADKLTGLVKVGRYLAVHDVGQSINRNFVEGQIYGGVQMGIGMALCEELDYGVDGMPKANNFDKYHMVNAPDMPEVEVMLIEDEEPGGPYGAKSIGEICTVPVAAAVVNAVNRALGTSLTELPLTPAKIAAAAKRQ
- a CDS encoding BCCT family transporter; this encodes MDTKDNASKPKRDIRWEVFIPAYIVVAVAAIVGIVNKDMLTKASNAFFFWSLDSFGWLYQISIMASFVLVAVVTCFSKIGGMRIGGKDAKPKYSFWTWFAMALTGGIATGIVTWGVNEPVIYFGNVWGELDTLGITPGTTNAAIFAMARTYYNWTFVPYAIYAMCGLLVAYIYYHKRGALTVTATLKPLFGERITSKAASAVIDTLSMLALTIGLATGLTMCITLTVTGLKSGYGIAESLPLFIGIGVAIIFAFTFSTYVGLDKGLKIVGSLNAWFYYGLMVLLLICGPTLYILRIGTAGLATWMHNFWLWGLDPIDIGGAALTRSWTLFDWAFWVGYAPVTGIFLALLSYGRTVREYMIVNWILPSVFGILWFAIWGASAMHMQAAGTADLVGAINSGGAVMALWEFLKHLPFGLGYVVLPVNILVILASFITCADATLTNIGSMCVRDVPIGTEPPAKMKAVWGISVGIVAIIMAAFGGGAQGVDGVKALAAAAGFVVLFIFAVQAVAFVKVFFMDKFQEEPAEDVQK